The DNA window TCGCCGATTTTGTTGCCAAAAACGGCTTTCAGCTTTTCGTAGATCTCTTTGTTCGTCATACACTTTTCAAGTAGCGCCGACGTTCGTCGGCGGGTCCCAACCGCAAACCTTCGGTTTGCGGGCGCCGACTGAAGTCGGCGCTACTACTTAACTCAATACCGTCCGCGCAACCGACTGCTTGCGAACCTTCTCTTGCAGCTTCATCAGTCCTTCAAGAAGTGCTTCCGGACGCGGCGGACAGCCGGGGATATACACGTCTACCGGAATCACACGGTCGACGCCCTTCAGGACGTGATACCCATGTTCCCAGTACGGGCCGCCGCAGTTGGAGCAGGAGCCCATCGAGAGAATGTACTTGGGGTCCGGCATCTGTTCGTAGAGCATCTTCGTGCGGCTGGCCATTTTCAGGGTCACCGTGCCGGAGATGATCATAATATCCGACTGCCGCGGGCTCGGACGCGGAATGACGCCGAAACGACCGATGTCGTAGTGCGATGCCGAAGCAGCCATCATCTCGATAGCGCAGCATGCCAGGCCGAAGCCCATCATCCACAAGCTCGACAATCGCGACCAGTTCAGCAGTGTGTCCACGCCGGTGATCACGATGTTCCCGCTATCGAACGGATTGTCGTACTTATTGAGTAATCCCATACTTTCGTAAACGGATGAAGGATGAATGAGGAAGGATCACCGAAGTCGTCCGCCGCTCATTCTTCGCAATTCACAGTTCAAACTTCACACGTCGTCAGTTCACAAGCTGCTCGACGGGCATCGGCATCACATCGGCCGGAACCGGCGTCGGGCTCTTGCGCGGCTGTGCGCGGAGCACGAGGTCGCCGAGATCGGCAACGTACGGCTTCGGGCGCACCCAGTCGAGGTCGCCCTTCACCCATGCGTACGCAAAGCCGACGATCAGGATGGCAAGGAACACCAGCATTTCGCTGTATGCCAGCCAGCCCATCTGCTTATAGACGAGCGCCCAGGGAAAGAGAAAGACGATTTCGACGTCGAACAACAGAAAGATCAGGGCTACGATATAGAAGCGGATATTGAATTTGATCCAACCGGACCCGATCGGATCTTCGCCGCATTCGTAGGCGGAATTCTTGAGAGTATTCGGCTTGGTAGGACGGATGAGCATGTTGGTGACAATGCCCCCTGCCGTAAAGATGATCGCTAATATGAAAAACGCAAAAACGTGACTAAATTCGCCGAGCATCGTTAATGCCTTTCAGTAAAGGAATAGCTCTAAACAGATTCCCCACGGAGAAAATTGCCCGCAGTGGAAAATCGTACAAATATACGAGGGTATCCGGCCCACTGTCGGCAATTAGTCTAAGACCGAAGCGCGAGCAGCCGTGTATCGCTATTTGACCAACACGATGAGAACGCAGGCGATATCGTGCACGTTTGGACGTTATGACTCCGCATAGTTGCTCTCGGGTTCTCGGTATTCTCACCTACTCGATGCTTGCCATTGGGCAATTGCTCACGGCCGGATGTCGTTCATCCGTTACCGCTCCAACGGAAACTCCTGTACTGAAAGATTCGGTCACATACCGGGTGACTGCCAAAAGCTCCAATGTCACTGCAGACTCCTTAATCGAACTCCGGCTCACACCGACTCCGCCGGGAATCGTGTCATATCGATGGTCGTATACGGATACAGCGGGACATGCGGAGTACACAGATTCCAACCGCTTCAACGCAGCCATCCACTTCCCCGGTCTCTATACAATTCAAGTCGAGGCATTCGCATCCGGCAGTACGAAGGCGATGGTTGTCGAAACCGGCTTTGTCTACGTGCACCCCCACGCCATTGAGCTGTCACTCATTCAACAGTTTCAAAAGGTACGGATCGACGTTCGCTTTTCAGGCTGGTATCGTGACAGTGTGTATCATCACGCCGGTTCGCTTCGCACAGTGTATGATTCGCTCCGTGGGTTGTTCGATGACGGTAAGTCAGTGACGCTCGACGTGCTTGTCGATCCATTGGGTAGCTTTTCCGCAAGCACGCACCCGCCTCAAACATCGTCAGGTACCCCACCCGAATACGCTTCCGGGCAAGACGCCTACATCTCCGGCGAGCTGTCGTATGATGGGACCCAGCTTGACGATGCAGATCTGCGTGGAGATGCGGGCTCATTCATGAACCTCGATGGGCACCAATCCCAAGACGATCGTTCGGTCTCCCTCTTGTTTCGCTCGCTGCATGTAGTGGACGTGTTCACTGATTCCGTTCGGTTCATGGAATTTGGGAATACATTACGGTCAGCGGTCCAGGTTCAAGATGATTCGGTGTCGAGCTATTCCTACGCGAATACGCACGAATATTTTTCCCACCGCCTCCTTCAAATAGATACAACCGATGGATATCATCGAGCATATTGCACGGTCACGTTCTTCCGCTAAGCGAAGCCTCGTGCTCGCAGCCGCGATATGGTTGTTCCTTTGTGGCTGTCATTCGTCTGGCGACCCGCTTCAGCCGGTTCCATCCTCTGGTCCCAAGCCGGCGGCGCCGAAAGATACCCTCCGAATTGTACCGAGTTCGACTGTCGAGCTTCCGACCGACACCCTAGAATTTTTCGCTACGACTACACTTGCGCTCCCCAGACCGATGCTCTTTGAATGGGAGTTCGATGATTCATTCCATGTGATCACAGGTCTCGACCTCGATACGATTCGGTACTATTTCCGTGAGCCCGGTGAACATGTCGTCCGGCTGAAACTGATTGAACCGAAGTCTCAATTGGTGTACGATACTGCGTCAACGACGATCCAACGCACGCCAAGTGACGCGGAGCGTACGTTTGCGATTTTGCAGAAATTCTCGAACTTGTCGGTAACAATGACCGCGAAGAATCACTACTCAACGAATACGAACAACGATACCGTGGCCTCGGAGACAACTGTGTTCCAACCGTATGCTTCGTTGAACTGGCACTATCATCAATGCGGCGTTCTATACTCGTTTTACCAGCCTCCGAATTCATACCCGCATCGCACTGACTCCCGGTCCACATACATCAAATTCTCCGACGACGGGAAACGTATCGATTCCCTCGACATCGCCATCTACCAGGCTACCGAAGGCCAGATCCAACCTGCCGACCCTAACCTGAAATTCACAATCTCACAGAGGCTGACCCTGATAAACCTGCCACTAACGTACTACAGCAAAGACAGCGTAGTGGTGAATCTGAAGGGCCCGGAGGTAGAGCCCAAGGTGATCGAATATGGAACGGGCCTATACCTGCAGTCGAGCACGGACTTCTACTACCGAAACTCCACCTCCACCGACTGGGGCTCGCCCGACTCGCCGCCGGAATTGCGGTTGACCTTGTGGTAGCTACTGGGGAAATGATGGGAGACGGCTGGACCCTCGATTCCATCGGTTGGCACTCGACGAAGGTGACCCCAACACTGCGGCTAATCTTTACCAAATACTGAAGACCGGTGTAACCGATTGTATATACAGGATATTTGCTGTTTGGGCTACGTGTCGGATACAGATGCCTATGTGCGCCAATAAAAAAGAAAAAAATTGTAACCAATGACCGGGGGATGAGTTACTATTAAGTAATACACACAGTCCGTACCCATGCGACGATACCGGTTCGTCCTATCCCTCTTTTTGTTGCTTGTTGCAGGCCTGGCGGCGCGCGCGCAACAACCCCAGTGGCGCCTGCTCGCGCCGAATATCATGCAGACCTCGCGCAACACGGCGTTCGCACCCGCTGAGTATGGGTCGATCAAAGCGAAGGATTCGGTCATCCTTGCCGGATGGGCCAATTTGGTGCTTTCAACCGATTACGGCGCGACCTGGACGACGCTGACTACTCCGCCAATTGGGAATTGGATCGGCGATGTCGATATCTGGGATGTCGATCACTTTGCATTCGTCACACGCGATAAAGGCGCGTTCTACACGACCGACCGCGGCAATACATGGAAGAGCCTGGTCCCTTCGACTGGCGGACATTGCATCCTCTACGATTTCGCACCGGACCGGTTCATCCTCTATGCCGATATGGGCGTGGTAACCAAGGTCACGCTCGGGAGCACGCCAATCCGTACTAGTACCGGATCGTGGGGATATATCACCGTCGCCGCAGACAGCACATACCGCATTTCCGCCGGGGGCTCATTCTATTACAGTACCGATCACGGTGTTTCCTGGGTCAAGACTGCAACCGGTGTAACGTATCAAGACTGCAACACCTCGATCTCCGATCAAACCGACCCGAATATCCACATTGTGATCAATGAAAACTGGGCGTTTCGCAGCCCGGTATTCTCGCAGATGTTTCGGACGACCGACAACGGAGTGACCTGGAATTTGTGCTATAAGGTCTCGCTCGGAGCGTTTACTGATCTCAAAGGCAATTCCACTCGCGGCTGCCACGATTATTTTGTCGGAGAAGAGGGCAACGGAATCCTGCGCTCGTCCGATCAGGGAGTAACCTGGACACCGATGATCTCGCCGGTCTCGGCTGTAGATTCACACAACATTTTTGCCGTCGACGACAGCCTCCTGTACGTCATCGATACCCTCGGTTCGATCTGGGGTACTGCCGCTCCCGGAACGTCGAGCGGACTGGGGATTCAGGGTCAGCACTTGTTCAAGCCGTTTTCGCTTTCGATCTGCGACACACCGATTTATAACTATTTCGTCCTCTCGCCGTCGACGTGCCGACCGAAGTGGGCGGTCTCGGCCGAGATCGACGGCCAAGACATTTCGAGCTACCTGCTGTTGAAGCAGCCAACGCTGCCGCCGCCGGACCATGACACCATCTATGTGCGGTTTAATCCGGTGAGCGTCGGTGCGAAGCATGGGCGCGTCAAGCTGACACTCAACGACGGATCAATCACCTATATCGATCTCGACGGATCTGTTTCACCACCGACACTCGATACGAAACCGTCGAGACTCTTTACCGATGATACGATCGATTTCTGCTCGAGCGCACTTGACAGTCTTCTCCTCAAAGCAGCTTGCCCCGTTGTCTTTTCATCGGTCACCATCATCGGCCAGGATGCATCATCGTTCGTGATTGTCGGCTCGAAACCGAAACTGCTCCCATCCGACTCCATGCTGCGTGTGCTCTGTAGCCCGAAGCGTTCGGGTATGCTTCACGCGTTTGTGCATTTTGTTGGGAAAGACGGCGGCAGTTGGGATGTGCCCCTCGATCTGTACGTACGAACGCTGCCGTTTACCTATTCGCCACCGGCCCTCTTCGTCGGCGATACGATTGCCGGCTGCAATACGCGGCTCGACAGTCTGATTGTTCACGCCCCATGCCCGACATCGTTCTTGTCTGTGACAGTGCTCGGATCCGATTCACTTTCGTACACCATCGTCGGTAACAAACTACTGAATATTCCTTCGGACTCGGTGCTGCACGTACTTTGTACTCCGCATCGCGCCGGTCGTTTGCATGCGCGGCTGCATATCGTCCGTTCAGATGGGGGCACAATCGACTTGCCGCTCGATCTCGATGCCGATACCATTGGTGTGACGGTATCACCACTCACCTCTTCTCGCGTCGATACGATCTATATCTGCCAGCTTCACACCGACAGCATTCTTCTGCGCGCACCGTGCGCGGTCGGGATTGGTTCGTTCACGATCAGCGGGCCGGACTCCGCATCGTTCCGCTCTTCGCGCCGCTCGGCAGTGTTGCCGGCGGACTCGCTCGTGAGTATCGTCTGCGACCCCACACACACCGGCGACCTGACGGCTACACTACATATCGCCACGCTTGACGGCAGAAGCTGGGACGTGCTGTTGCATGTCGTCGTGCTCACGGCGCCGATCGCGGTCGAGCCGCCGGAGCTGTTCCATGGCGATACACTCTATCTCTGTTCGCGTGAACTCGATAGCCTGCGGATCGTCTCGCCATGTCCGTTCGCGATCGACTCTGCAACGATCCTCGGGCCGGACTCCGCATCGTTCACGTTCACAAGTTTGAACGCCTCCGCATCGGATTCGTTGGTACGAGTGCTCTGTACACCTCGTCACGACGGCACCCTCACTGCATCCGTCCATGTCGTTGCTTCGGACGGACGCACCGAGGACATTCCCCTCTCGGTAGTTGTGAGCCCCGATCAAACGATCGCTCGTGCGCTGGCAAGTTTGCAAGGCGACACACTCTATCCGTGCCAGAGCCGCGTCGGTACGATCGAGCTGCGGTCCCCATGCAGTAACGACATTGTTACGGCGACGCTCCAAGGGCAAGACGCTGCGCTCTTCTCGCTTTCATTGACAACCGCACATCTGCCCGAAGATTCGCTCCTGACGGTCGATCTCGCCCCGACAACGAACGGACACTACCGTACGACACTCCATCTCGAAGCAGCCGATGGACGTACGTGGGATTTCCCGATCGATGTATTCCGCGCTGCAACTCAGATCTCGTACGCACCGGCAGCTCTCTTTCGCGGGGATACAGTTTCGATGTGTGTCGGTGGGTCGGATACGATCGTGTTACGAACGCCGTGTCCGCTGTCGCTTTCTTCGATGTCGATCACGGGTGTCGATGCAGCATCGTATACATTACTCACGACTTCGACGCAACTTCCCGCCGATTCGGTGGTCATTGTGCGTTGCACGCCGAAACACCTTGGGATGCTCGATGCAACTCTTCATGTAAGCGACGCCGAAGGCGGGAGCCACGATATATCGCTCGCTGTCGTTGTCGCCGGAGCGACCGTCACGCTCTCGCCGGCGGTGCTGTTCGATAACGATTCGCTCTCAGTGTGTACCAGCATCGCGGATTCTGTTTCGATCCGCATCCCGTGTCCGGTGGACCTGGCGGATATCTCCGTCACCGGTCCGGACGCATCGTCGTTCGTGCTGACGGCCACCGCTCCGCTGACGGTAACACACGACTCGACGATCGTGCTGACCTGTGTACCCGTGCATCCGGGTAAACTCGATGCGAAGCTGCACATGAGCGCAACGGATGGTCGTTCGTGGGATGTGCCGCTGGCACCGTTCGTAAACGCACTTCCTACCGTATTCTTCGATCAACACAGCATGACACCTGCGTATACTGACACCGTGGGCGGCGATGCATTCATCCCGATCGTGATCGAGCATACGGGAGCACAAACCGATGTCGAGTTTACGGTAAACTTCGACCCCAGACCACTGGTGTATCGGGGAGTGTTCGACCGGCAAGGACGCGACGTAACGATCGGACATCCGTCCGCTTCGCAAGCGCGCGTACGGTTCAATACGCGCAACGATACGACCCTCGAAGCGTACTTCTCGTTCTACCCGGTCGATTCGGCATGTACGCATGTCACGATCGATTCGGTGACCGGCGCCGATGGGTCGCTTGCTTGTCTGAGTGTCCTCTCACAGCCGATCGGTACCGATGTGTGTTCACCGACCGGCTGCGCATGGGGCCCGCTTGCAAACTACCTCCGGTTCCGCACGATGCCGAACCTGAAGATTATCCCCAATCCTGCGAATACATCCTTCATCTTGCGCACAAGCGAACGCATCGAGCATGCGACCGTCGAGATTGTCGATGTATTCGGCACACGAACCAGAGTTGCCGATGATGTGACGATTTCGCAGGACGGCCTGAACTGTAGCACCGATCGGTTTGCAAGCGGCGTCTACGAAACGGTGGTCACCGCAAGCGCAGGAACGATCCACGCGCGAGTCGTGGTGATGCGATAGTCTTACCCCCCAAATAACATACGAAGGGTGCGAAGTCAGCTACGGACTTCGCACCCTCTCGTGTGACACACGTGAACTCTCTGCTGCGACGAGAGTATCGTTATTGTTTGATCACCAACACATTGAACTGCGCGTTATCGGGGATCGCAACGTTATTCTCGTTGAAGATTTCCCACTTGCTGCGAGTCGTGTTATAGTATACGCCGATCGGGCTGTTATTATAGGTGATATTCGACGGATTAAGCTTCTGCGTCACGAAGAGAAAACAGTTCGGATCGCCGTTGCACATCGCATTGTCCACGTCCGTCCCGTTTGCCGAGAGTTTGTTCGCCGCCGTTGCTGTATGCACGAAGGCAGCTTTGTTCGTACCGCTCAACTGAATAGCGCCATTGCCGATTTGCAGTGCGACGCCGAGCCCGCTCCCCGAGTATCTCGCCGCCACACCGATACCGTTCGGTGAATATACTTCACCGCGGACACCGACGGTTGCTGCGTTCGCATCGGTTGCTATGCCATACACTCCGTATCCTTTGGGCGTTTCGCCATACACGCCCCAGCCGCTGCCTGCTTGGTAACCGATGACACCAATCCCAAGCCCGCCGGTCCCGTTATTGACGCCACGCACACCCGCCGAATAGCCACCCGGCCCTTCGCGAGAAACAAGCCCCACGACGCCGCTTGCACCGGCGCTTGCTCCGGTCCCGTTCGACTTACTTTGTGTTTCGCCGAACACGCCGGTCGACATTCCGGCGGTATCCTGCGAGATACCGTGGATCGCGCTCACACCGTTTGCGCTCGCCGTGGCTCGCACAGCCTCGCCGATACCGACGGTCGACACTTCGAGTGCGTTGGCCGTATTGATCGGGTTAATGATGCGAAACGCCCCGGCGATTCCTGCGCCGCTCATCGCAGCGACACCGACACCGTTCTCGCTGATCGCTTGCAAGCCGCTCGTAAATCCGCCGCCGCGAGCCAGGACACCGGCGTATGCATCCGAACCCCCGTCACTATAGCCCGCAACACCGAAATATCCGGCGCCACCAGAACCCCAAATCGCCGAACCGGTCATCACGCCGATCGTGGAGCCGCCACCGCCAAGACCGACGATCGTGCTGCCGCCGGATCCGGAGTTCGAGACTTGCAAGACAGGATTCGTCCCGTTCGCACCAACGCCCGAGAATGGCAAGTACAGGCTATCCGTCGAGCCGGAGT is part of the Bacteroidota bacterium genome and encodes:
- a CDS encoding NADH-quinone oxidoreductase subunit A, with product MLGEFSHVFAFFILAIIFTAGGIVTNMLIRPTKPNTLKNSAYECGEDPIGSGWIKFNIRFYIVALIFLLFDVEIVFLFPWALVYKQMGWLAYSEMLVFLAILIVGFAYAWVKGDLDWVRPKPYVADLGDLVLRAQPRKSPTPVPADVMPMPVEQLVN
- the nuoB gene encoding NADH-quinone oxidoreductase subunit NuoB, translating into MGLLNKYDNPFDSGNIVITGVDTLLNWSRLSSLWMMGFGLACCAIEMMAASASHYDIGRFGVIPRPSPRQSDIMIISGTVTLKMASRTKMLYEQMPDPKYILSMGSCSNCGGPYWEHGYHVLKGVDRVIPVDVYIPGCPPRPEALLEGLMKLQEKVRKQSVARTVLS